The Candidatus Poribacteria bacterium genome contains a region encoding:
- a CDS encoding Gfo/Idh/MocA family oxidoreductase has protein sequence MKAKIGIGIISFAHGHANAYCNQMKAFDDVQLVACWDDSVERGEAAATQYGMNYSPHLEDVINHPEIHAVIVTCETNRHAEMVETAASEGKHILCQKPMALTLEDCDRIAAVVEKTGVKFMMGYQMRRDPANIAMKELIDSGVLGKIGVLRRRHCINALFSEAFVTGPSRWHIDPEKNMGMFMDDASHATDFIYWMLGKPTSVIAEIDNILTDVAPDDTGLAVYRFAGGEMAILLNTSVTLAGENTTEIYGDQGVVIQNYGDAPSCNIPRSADAVALRLYTRDEPTWKDLGIPIPDGHGERIAGVPRPFIDCLKNDTEPDVTVEDGRVTVEMILGAYRSAQEGRRVTFPL, from the coding sequence ATGAAAGCAAAGATCGGTATCGGTATCATAAGTTTCGCGCATGGACACGCTAACGCCTATTGTAACCAAATGAAGGCGTTTGACGATGTCCAACTTGTCGCATGCTGGGACGACAGTGTTGAACGCGGCGAAGCTGCAGCAACGCAATACGGCATGAATTATTCACCGCATCTTGAGGATGTTATCAACCACCCCGAAATTCACGCTGTTATTGTAACCTGCGAAACAAATCGGCACGCGGAGATGGTGGAAACAGCGGCATCAGAAGGAAAGCACATTCTCTGCCAAAAACCGATGGCACTCACTTTGGAGGATTGTGATCGAATTGCAGCGGTCGTAGAGAAGACCGGGGTCAAGTTTATGATGGGTTACCAGATGCGGCGCGACCCAGCGAACATAGCAATGAAAGAATTGATTGACAGCGGCGTGTTGGGGAAAATCGGTGTGTTGCGCCGCCGACACTGTATCAACGCGTTGTTTAGCGAGGCTTTTGTGACGGGACCCAGTCGCTGGCATATTGATCCGGAGAAGAACATGGGGATGTTCATGGACGATGCCTCGCATGCGACCGATTTTATCTATTGGATGCTCGGTAAACCGACGAGTGTTATTGCTGAAATTGATAACATTTTGACGGATGTCGCACCTGATGACACGGGGTTGGCTGTCTATCGATTCGCCGGTGGAGAGATGGCGATTTTACTGAATACGTCTGTGACGCTCGCCGGTGAAAATACGACTGAGATTTATGGTGATCAAGGTGTGGTCATACAGAACTATGGGGACGCTCCTTCGTGTAATATCCCGCGCTCGGCAGATGCCGTTGCGCTTAGGTTGTATACACGCGATGAACCGACATGGAAGGACCTCGGTATTCCTATTCCGGATGGGCACGGTGAACGGATTGCCGGTGTGCCGCGTCCGTTTATTGACTGTCTGAAGAACGACACAGAACCCGATGTCACAGTAGAGGATGGACGGGTTACGGTGGAAATGATTTTGGGCGCGTATCGCTCTGCGCAAGAGGGACGGCGCGTTACATTTCCACTCTAA
- a CDS encoding type II toxin-antitoxin system VapC family toxin has translation MYHFYFDASALVKRYTRESGSEKMLFLFRNVPLGRLLCLTIGAIEVFWICIRKKNDGRITIGEFTQAIGHLEHEVINNQSNFRKISVPDSLVWNSIDLIETYSLNSVDALVLRSALDTATELRSTGDRLVLVASDQRLLRAARAEGLQIFNPELDPQQTLTDWIT, from the coding sequence TTGTACCACTTCTATTTCGATGCAAGCGCGCTCGTTAAACGGTATACTCGTGAATCTGGCAGTGAGAAAATGCTCTTTCTTTTTCGCAATGTGCCTTTAGGACGTTTGTTGTGTTTAACAATTGGTGCAATAGAGGTCTTTTGGATCTGTATTCGTAAAAAGAATGACGGCCGCATCACGATTGGTGAATTTACTCAAGCTATCGGACATTTAGAGCATGAAGTCATCAATAATCAATCAAACTTTAGGAAAATCTCGGTTCCCGATTCGCTTGTTTGGAACTCAATAGATTTGATTGAAACCTATTCTCTCAACAGTGTTGACGCATTGGTTTTACGTTCCGCTTTAGACACTGCAACAGAACTTCGCAGTACAGGCGATAGGCTGGTGCTCGTTGCCTCGGATCAACGCCTTCTCCGAGCGGCGCGTGCGGAAGGCTTGCAAATTTTCAACCCCGAACTGGACCCACAACAGACACTCACAGATTGGATAACGTAA